The following proteins come from a genomic window of Lycium ferocissimum isolate CSIRO_LF1 chromosome 4, AGI_CSIRO_Lferr_CH_V1, whole genome shotgun sequence:
- the LOC132052001 gene encoding pentatricopeptide repeat-containing protein At4g21065-like produces MQIAKKCFPSIISILNNNSHRLAFLAINGINQMHHLPSKAKLFCTLHSKKREAEQNCLSLLQICNSLPKLLQIQTHIFKLGLQSNPLVLTKFTSISSDLNAITYASSFIFSPYVKPHFFDTFLFNTFIRSYAVTSDLKNEALCLYGKMLSYGIWPNKFTYPFVLKACAGIGELKLGETVHGSVLKLGFYDDSHVLNTVVHMYCCCDGGIEYARKVFDEMPHWDSVGWSAMIGGYVRWGLSSEAVELFREMQVVGVAPDEVTMVCLLSACIDLGALELGKWLEAYIERENVRKSGVLWNALIDMFAKCGDVDKALSLFRSMREKNIVSWTSVIDGMAMHGRGNEAVSLFEEMKKDGIVPDDVSFIGLLTACSHSALVEQGKQYFYSMRKEFGILPKIEHYGCMVDLLCRAGLVQEALDFVKRMPIKPNPVIWRTLITACRAHGELKLGEKITKELIKHEPMHDSNYVLLSNIYAKMFSWEKKTMIREVMAKKGMRKVPGSTMIELYNEIYEFVSGDKSHSEYKIIYQMVDDIGKEIRRAGYVASTSEVLLDIDEEDKEGAVNRHSEKLAIAFALMKTPPGTPIRIVKNLRVCEDCHSATKFISKTYKREILVRDRNRFHRFIDGVCSCKDFW; encoded by the coding sequence ATGCAAATTGCAAAGAAGTGCTTTCCGAGTATTATATCAATTTTGAACAATAATAGTCATAGATTAGCATTTCTCGCCATTAATGGCATCAACCAAATGCATCATTTACCCTCAAAAGCAAAGCTTTTTTGTACACTTCACAGCAAGAAACGAGAAGCAGAGCAAAACTGCTTATCACTTCTCCAAATCTGCAATTCTCTTCCAAAACTCCTTCAAATCCAAACCCATATCTTCAAATTAGGCTTACAAAGTAACCCACTTGTACTTACAAAATTCACATCCATTTCTTCTGACCTTAATGCCATTACCTATGCTTCATCATTCATTTTTTCCCCATATGTTAAACCGCATTTCTTtgatacttttctttttaataccTTTATCAGAAGTTATGCTGTAACTAGTGATTTAAAGAATGAAGCTTTGTGTTTGTATGGTAAAATGTTAAGTTATGGTATTTGGCCTAATAAATTTACATACCCTTTTGTTCTTAAGGCTTGTGCTGGTATTGGTGAATTGAAATTAGGTGAAACTGTTCATGGTTCAGTGTTGAAACTTGGGTTTTATGATGATTCTCATGTTTTGAATACTGTGGTTCatatgtattgttgttgtgatggtgGGATTGAGTATGCACGGaaggtgtttgatgaaatgccGCACTGGGATTCGGTCGGGTGGAGTGCGATGATTGGCGGTTATGTGAGATGGGGTTTGTCTAGCGAGGCTGTAGAGTTGTTCAGGGAAATGCAGGTTGTTGGGGTAGCACCTGATGAAGTTACGATGGTTTGTTTGTTGTCTGCGTGTATAGATTTGGGTGCGCTCGAGCTAGGGAAGTGGCTCGAGGCATATATCGAGAGGGAGAATGTTAGAAAGAGTGGTGTTCTTTGGAATGCTTTGATTGACATGTTTGCAAAATGTGGTGATGTTGATAAGGCTTTGAGTTTGTTTAGGAGCATGCGCGAAAAGAATATTGTTTCTTGGACTTCGGTTATTGATGGTATGGCAATGCATGGCCGGGGGAATGAAGCTGTTTCGTTATTTGAGGAGATGAAGAAAGATGGGATTGTACCTGATGATGTTTCCTTTATTGGGTTACTTACTGCTTGTAGCCATTCGGCTTTAGTTGAGCAAGGTAAGCAATACTTTTATTCGATGAGAAAGGAATTTGGGATTTTGCCTAAGATAGAACATTATGGATGCATGGTTGATCTGTTATGCAGAGCTGGACTTGTGCAAGAAGCATTGGATTTTGTTAAGAGAATGCCCATTAAGCCAAATCCAGTAATTTGGAGAACACTTATTACTGCTTGTCGTGCTCATGGTGAGTTGAAGCTTggtgaaaaaataacaaaagagcTGATAAAACATGAACCTATGCATGACTCAAATTACGTACTACTTTCTAACATTTATgcgaaaatgttttcttgggaGAAGAAGACCATGATTAGGGAAGTTATGGCGAAGAAGGGAATGAGAAAGGTTCCAGGAAGCACTATGATTGAGCTATACAACGAAATCTATGAATTTGTCTCAGGAGATAAAAGTCATAGCGAGTACAAAATTATTTATCAGATGGTGGATGATATTGGAAAGGAGATTAGAAGAGCTGGATATGTTGCTTCAACATCGGAAGTGTTGCTTGATATTGATGAAGAAGATAAAGAGGGAGCTGTAAATAGGCATAGTGAAAAGCTTGCTATTGCATTTGCCCTTATGAAGACACCTCCTGGAACTCCTATTCGAATTGTGAAAAACTTACGAGTCTGTGAAGATTGCCACTCTGCAACTAAATTCATCTCTAAGACTTACAAGCGAGAAATATTGGTCAGGGACAGGAACCGATTTCACCGCTTCATAGATGGGGTTTGCTCATGTAAAGACTTCTGGTAG